The following proteins come from a genomic window of Nostoc sp. TCL26-01:
- the psaK gene encoding photosystem I reaction center subunit PsaK, with product MLTSTLLAAATTPLEWSPTVGIIIIIANIIAIAFGKSSIKYPSSEPALPSANLFGGFGLPALLATTAFGHILGVGIVLGLHNLGRI from the coding sequence GTGTTAACTTCAACCTTACTTGCTGCTGCAACCACACCCCTGGAATGGAGTCCCACGGTAGGTATTATTATAATTATCGCCAATATCATTGCGATCGCTTTTGGTAAGTCCTCCATCAAGTATCCCAGTTCAGAACCAGCTTTACCTTCAGCTAATCTTTTTGGTGGTTTTGGTTTACCCGCATTGTTGGCGACTACTGCTTTCGGTCATATTCTAGGGGTAGGTATTGTTCTAGGTTTGCACAATCTAGGCAGAATCTAG
- the dapB gene encoding 4-hydroxy-tetrahydrodipicolinate reductase, which produces MSNQAPIPVIINGAAGKMGREVVKAVAAAPDLNLLGAIDRSPAYQGQDAGELAGLSEPLEVPITDQLEPMLGYVAGERQGPPGVIVDFTHPDSVYDNVRSAIAYGIRPVVGTTGLSPEQIHNLADFAEKASTGCLIIPNFSIGMVLLQQAAVTASQYFDHVEIIELHHNQKADAPSGTAIQTAQLLAEMGKTFNPAIVEETEKIPGARGSLAGEGIRIHSIRLPGLIAHQEVIFGSPGQIYTLRHDTSDRACYMPGVLLAIRKVLQLKSLVYGLEKIL; this is translated from the coding sequence ATGAGTAATCAAGCTCCTATTCCAGTAATTATTAATGGTGCTGCTGGTAAGATGGGTCGTGAAGTGGTGAAAGCAGTAGCTGCTGCTCCAGACTTAAATTTATTGGGTGCAATTGACCGCAGTCCAGCATATCAAGGTCAAGATGCTGGGGAACTGGCGGGTTTGAGTGAACCTTTGGAAGTACCAATTACTGACCAACTAGAACCAATGTTGGGGTATGTGGCTGGCGAAAGACAGGGGCCGCCAGGGGTGATTGTAGATTTTACTCACCCTGATTCAGTTTATGATAATGTGCGGAGTGCGATCGCCTACGGAATTCGTCCGGTTGTCGGCACGACTGGGTTAAGTCCTGAACAAATTCACAATTTAGCTGACTTTGCCGAAAAGGCTAGTACTGGTTGTCTCATCATTCCCAACTTTTCTATTGGGATGGTGTTGTTGCAACAAGCAGCTGTCACAGCATCACAGTATTTTGATCATGTAGAAATTATTGAACTACATCACAATCAAAAAGCTGATGCGCCTAGTGGGACTGCGATTCAGACAGCCCAGTTGCTAGCGGAAATGGGTAAAACATTTAACCCTGCTATTGTCGAGGAAACGGAGAAAATACCAGGAGCCAGAGGTAGTTTAGCGGGAGAAGGGATTAGAATTCATAGTATCCGCTTACCTGGACTGATAGCCCATCAAGAAGTAATTTTTGGCTCACCTGGACAAATTTATACATTACGCCATGATACAAGCGATCGCGCCTGCTATATGCCAGGGGTTTTGTTGGCAATTCGCAAGGTCTTACAATTAAAGTCGTTAGTGTATGGTTTAGAAAAGATACTATAA
- a CDS encoding phosphate ABC transporter permease has protein sequence MLVPLTRQKLEQLIPLIATGLQYKYYWGKFANFLQRLLISVVAIVVILLIRSVFGLEFGLIMFFLGVFGAMFWLWYPVFQASLRNSKCRRYKYGGFFRGRILDWWISDKLMGKQETVNSKGELVIVENREKRINIEVGDDTGFSIELEAPLRPIHKAITRGQIAEMIVLSNRPDLSSIEEFSDVYIPSQNIWISDYPFLRRDFFNEVSSRLREDSQDRPRRRRRRREERE, from the coding sequence ATGTTAGTTCCCCTAACTCGCCAGAAACTTGAACAACTCATTCCCTTGATTGCCACCGGACTACAGTACAAATATTACTGGGGAAAGTTTGCCAATTTTTTGCAGCGCCTATTAATCTCGGTAGTGGCAATAGTTGTCATATTACTAATCAGATCCGTTTTTGGGTTGGAATTTGGCCTGATTATGTTTTTTCTGGGAGTATTCGGTGCAATGTTTTGGCTGTGGTATCCAGTGTTTCAGGCCAGTCTCCGCAATTCAAAATGCCGCCGTTACAAATATGGTGGTTTTTTCCGTGGTCGAATTCTGGATTGGTGGATTAGTGATAAGTTGATGGGTAAACAAGAAACAGTCAACAGTAAAGGTGAATTGGTAATTGTCGAAAACCGAGAAAAACGCATCAATATAGAAGTAGGCGATGACACCGGATTTAGCATCGAGTTAGAAGCACCGTTACGTCCTATTCATAAAGCGATTACCCGTGGTCAAATTGCGGAGATGATTGTCCTATCAAATCGACCCGATTTGAGCAGCATCGAAGAATTTAGCGATGTTTATATTCCTAGTCAAAACATCTGGATAAGTGACTATCCGTTTCTGAGGAGAGATTTTTTTAACGAAGTCAGCAGCCGTTTACGCGAAGATTCACAAGACAGGCCACGCCGTCGCCGTCGGAGAAGGGAAGAGAGGGAATAA
- a CDS encoding precorrin-8X methylmutase has product MEWHVTDAQSLAIIDAQIGDHVFSPAEYEIVRRVIYATADFEYQSLIRFSERALQAGAAALAARAAIVVDVPMVQTGIAYDVQNTFANPVYCSIEALTRPQPEKTRAAWGIETLAKQYPEGIFIVGQAQTALTALVDLIEAEEIQPALIIATPVGLMDVEDAKKRLQDSLVPNITIDSSKGNAVVAAAIADGLIDLAWQAYGQNRNG; this is encoded by the coding sequence ATGGAATGGCACGTCACAGATGCTCAAAGTTTAGCAATTATTGATGCTCAGATTGGTGATCATGTTTTCTCACCGGCAGAGTATGAAATTGTCCGACGGGTCATATATGCTACGGCTGACTTTGAGTATCAGTCTTTAATCAGGTTTTCTGAGCGTGCTTTACAAGCTGGGGCGGCAGCATTAGCGGCACGTGCTGCTATTGTGGTGGATGTGCCGATGGTGCAAACAGGTATTGCCTATGATGTGCAGAATACTTTTGCTAATCCGGTTTATTGCAGTATTGAGGCTTTGACTCGTCCCCAACCAGAAAAAACTCGTGCGGCTTGGGGAATTGAAACTTTAGCTAAACAATATCCAGAGGGAATTTTTATTGTCGGTCAAGCACAAACAGCATTAACTGCACTGGTAGATTTAATTGAAGCTGAAGAAATTCAACCAGCGTTAATAATTGCCACTCCTGTAGGATTGATGGATGTGGAAGACGCGAAAAAGCGCTTACAAGATTCTCTAGTCCCCAACATTACAATTGACAGCTCTAAAGGTAATGCAGTTGTCGCAGCAGCGATCGCCGACGGTCTGATAGACTTAGCATGGCAAGCCTACGGTCAAAATAGAAATGGGTGA
- a CDS encoding TPM domain-containing protein — MQSRFWRHILVSITVFFLAGSVWVMHSPSALAYDNPDLLPKFFTPVVDLAKSLPDPQEEKLVKDIEQFETDTGWKLRVLTQYDRTPGRAVINYWGLDDKSILLVADSRGGNILSFSVGDAVYDLLPRTFWIELQTRFGNLYFVREQGEDQAILQALDSVKGCLLKGGCNVVPGLPREQWILTLISSIIGGIICGFAAQPRTEGQVFAWQWALIFSPLWGILFLAFGIGPVVTRTSDWLPVFRNVSGFFIGALVAFLSPVFNRPSSDTSS, encoded by the coding sequence ATGCAGTCTCGTTTTTGGCGACACATTTTAGTATCTATTACAGTATTTTTCTTAGCTGGGTCAGTTTGGGTAATGCACTCTCCCTCTGCTCTGGCTTACGATAATCCTGACTTGTTACCCAAGTTTTTTACCCCAGTAGTAGACTTGGCTAAATCCTTACCTGATCCGCAAGAAGAAAAACTAGTCAAGGACATAGAACAATTTGAAACTGATACAGGCTGGAAACTGCGCGTCTTAACTCAGTATGACCGCACTCCAGGACGCGCAGTCATAAATTACTGGGGTTTAGATGACAAAAGTATTCTCTTGGTAGCAGATTCTCGTGGCGGTAACATTCTCAGTTTTAGTGTTGGAGATGCAGTTTATGATCTGCTTCCCCGGACTTTCTGGATAGAACTACAAACTCGCTTTGGGAACTTATATTTTGTCCGCGAACAAGGTGAAGATCAAGCAATTTTACAAGCTTTAGATTCAGTCAAAGGCTGCTTACTCAAAGGCGGTTGCAACGTTGTTCCTGGACTACCAAGGGAACAGTGGATTTTAACTTTAATTAGTTCTATCATTGGTGGGATTATTTGTGGTTTTGCAGCTCAACCGCGCACAGAAGGACAAGTTTTTGCTTGGCAATGGGCTTTAATTTTTTCACCCTTGTGGGGAATTTTGTTTCTAGCTTTTGGTATCGGCCCTGTAGTCACCCGTACTAGTGATTGGTTACCTGTATTCCGCAACGTCTCCGGCTTCTTTATTGGAGCTTTAGTTGCTTTCTTGTCACCTGTGTTTAATCGTCCTTCTTCTGATACGTCATCTTAA